A region of the Verrucomicrobiota bacterium genome:
CGCGCACCGCCGACGATTCAAGAATCGCGTCCACGCTTTCCTCCTGCGCGGTGTCGATAAAAGAGCACGTGTTGACGATGACCACATCCGCCGTTTCCGCGTGATTGGTGATCTCCATGCCTTCCTTCAGCAAAGAGCCGAGCATGATCTCGGCATCCACCAAGTTTTTGGCGCAGCCAAGCGAAATGAGACCCACTTTGACCGAAGGTTGTTTCAGCACAGGTCAGGCAGGGTACGCGGGGGAGCCGAAGGACTTCAATCACACAGTGTAGCCCCAAGACCCCAGCGGTGCATCCCGATGTTGCCGGTGATGGAGGTAGGGCGCGTCCGTCCCGGCGCGCCGCCGGAGCATGATGTTTTGCATCCAGTGGGCGGCGGGCTGGGACAGGCCCGCCCTACCAACAACATCGGGATACACGGAGACCCCAGAGCACGGGTTTGGAAATCCCGGGTAACACTCTCCCCGCCGTGCGAACTCGCTTGGCATTTGCAAAAGCGTGCCCGTAGGCTCGCCCAATGAACTCCAGCCATCCTCGGTCGGTGAGCGCTTCCTGGCGGAAGCCCTTCGAAGAGACCGAACTCCGCGCCTGGGCCGCGGGCCTGCGCGAACAACTCGGTCCCCACCGCCCCTCGCTCGGCCTCGTGTTCATGACCCCGGGCTACTTCGACCAAGCGCGTGACATCCTCGAAATCCTTCGCCTTCACGCCCAAATTCCCGTCCTCGCCGGCTGTTCGGGCGCTTCCCTGATCGTCAATGAGGACGAACTCGAGGATCAGGACGCCCTCGTGCTCGGACTTTACTCGCTCCCCGGTGCGGAGTTGCGCACGACTCGCTTCACTCAAGAAGACGTCGAAGCGAGCGCTGAACCCGACTCCTGGCCGCGGCACACCGGCGTGTCCCCGGCGGAAACGAACGGCTGGCTGGCCTTCGCCGACCCGTTCCACATGGATGCCGAGGCATGGCTGCGCGGATGGAACAGCACCTACGCTCCCAAGGCCATCTTGGGCGGACTGGCCAGTGGCAACTTCTCAGACCAGCGGACCCAGGTTTATCTCAACGGGGATGTCTTCGAAGAGGGTGGGGTCGGCGTGTCCTTCGGTGGGGCCATCGGAATCCACGGCGTCATCAGCCAGGGCTGCACCCCGATCGGAGAAACCTGGACCATCACCGACACCGACCGCCATATCATCAAAACCATTGCCAATCGCCCCGCCTATCAGGTGTTGGTGGACACGTTCCAATCGCTGTCGAATGCCGAACAAGCCAAAGTCCGGGGCAATCTATTCGTCGGATTGGTCATCAACGAATACTCCGAGGAATTCCAACGCGGCGATTTCCTGATTCGCAATCTGATCGGGACCGACCCCGCGTCCGGTTCCATCGCGGTCGGCGCTTACCCGCGACGCGGCCAAACGCTTCAATTTCAAAAACGCGACGCGAACGCCGCCACGGAGGATCTCGGACTCCTGCTCGACCGCGCGGGACAAGACCTCGAAGGTCAGCCGATCTACGGCGCCTGCCTTTGTTCGTGCAACGGGCGAGGCACCAAACTTTTTGGTTCCTCCAGCCACGATGCCGCCATGATCCAGAAAAAACTGGGGCCCCTGGGAGTCTCGGGATTTTTCTGCAACGGCGAAATCGGCCCCGTCGGCAACCGTAATTTTCTGCACGGCTATACCGCCTCCATCGCGCTCTTCGTTTCCCGCCCCACCCTGCCCGCTTCGCCTTGATCGTCCACGAACTGGAATCCATTGTCCGTCGCATCAACCCCGCCGCTCTCTTCCCTCAACGGCCCGGATCCATCGAGGTGGAGCTAGGGTCGGGAGACGGCTCGTTCCTGATCGAATACGCGCGAGCCCACCCGGAAAAAAACTTCCTCGGAATCGAGCGGCTGCTGGGGCGGGTGCAAAAGACCGCTCGCAAGTCGGCTCGAGCCGGGCTGGACAACGTCCGGCTCATCCGGCTTGAAGCGGGATATTTTTTGGAATGGATGCTTCCTCTCGAGTCCATCGACACCCTGCACGTGTACTTTCCGGATCCATGGCCCAAGAGGAAACACCGCAAGTACCGGCTTATCAACGAGCGATTTCCCGCCCTGGCGGACCGTGTGCTCCTCGACCGAGGCTGCCTTCACCTGCGCACCGATCACGCCGACTACTTTGAGCAAATGACGCAGGTCATGCGCGAAGCCCCCTGCTTCGAACCGATCGCTCCGCCCCTCGACCTCACCCGATGGGTCACCGATTTCGAAGCGGGTTTCATGGCGCAAGGATTGCCCATTTACAGGGCCTCCTATCGCAAGCTCAAACTTCAAAATCAAACGGCCGCCTGACCCGGTGCATCCAGAGGTCTTCGGTGACCGGGTTGTCGTGGTCACGCAGACAGTCCTGTCTGCTGTGGCGCAGGCTGCCCGACCTACGGAGCGACGAAGGAAACCCGGCGCGTGGAGAGCATGGAAGGGCCTGGAGGCCTGAAACCCGCACACCCCGGGTATGGGCACCTGCGACCATGGGATGATCCATGGGATCGAAGAGAATGCTCCCCGGCTTAAAATCGCGGACGGTTGATGGAGTCTCTAGCCCGAGGACTTTTCGAAGCGGTCGAGATTCATGACCTTGGTCCACGCTGCCACAAAATCCTTCACGAATTTCTCGCCGGCATCGGCGCTGGCATAAACTTCCGCCAAGGCCCGAAGTTCGGAGTTGGATCCGAAGACCAGATCAACCCGCGTGCCAGTCCAACGAAGCTCTCCCGTCTTCCGGTCGCGACCTTCGAACACGTCAGGATCCCCGGCGGAAGGCCTCCACTCCGTGCGCATATCGAGGAGATGGACGAAATAATCGTGGCTCAAGGTTCCGGGACGCCGCGTGAGGACTCCGTGCTTCGACTGCCCGAAGTTCGTGTCCAACACCCGCATGCCCCCGATCAATGCCGTCATCTCGGGCGCGGTCAGGGAAAGCAATTGAGCCCGGTCCACCAGGAGTTCCTCCTCCCTGAGGGTGTATTTCCCTTTGAGATAATTCCGGAATCCATCCGCGATCGGCTCCAGCACGGCGAAGGATTCAACATCGGTCTGTTCCTGGGATGCATCCGTGCGTCCGGGCGAAAACGGCACGATCACGGTATGCCCCGCATGCTTGGCGGCAAGCTCAATGCCAGCGGCTCCCCCCAGCACGATCAAGTCTGCCATCGAAACCTGTTTTCCGGCCTTCTGAGCGCCCTTGAACTCCTGCTGGATGGCCCCGAGGGCCTGAAGCACTTTGGCCAGACGGGGCGGTTCGTTGACTTCCCAATCCTTCTGCGGTGCCAGGCGGAGCCTCCCCCCGTTGGCGCCTCCGCGCTTGTCCGAACTGCGGAAGGTGGACGCGGATGCCCACGCGACCGAGACGAGCTCCGCCACCGACAATCCCGCCGCCAGAATCTTGCTCTTCAGCCACGCCACGTCATCGGCGTCGATCAAGGGGTGTTTGGCCTTGGGGATCGGGTCCTGCCAGAGCAGATCCACCTGGGGCACTTCGGGTCCGAGGTATAACGAGCGTGGTCCCATGTCGCGGTGCGTCAACTTGAACCACGCTCGGGCAAAGGCGTCGGCAAATTGATCCGGATGCTCCAGGAATCGCCGGGAGATTTTCTCATACGCCGGATCGAATCGCAGCGCCAGATCGGTGGTGAGCATGGAGGGCGTGACGCGCTTGGAGGCGTCATGGGCATGAGGCACGGTATCCGCGCCCGCGCCCCCTTTCGGTCTCCACTGCTTCGCTCCCGCGGGACTCTTGGTGAGTTCCCATTCGTAGCCGAACAGGTTCTCAAAGTAATTGTTGCTCCAACGTGTGGGAGTGGTGGTCCAGGTCACCTCCAAACCACTGGTGATGGTGTCGCTCCCTTTCCCGGTTCCGAAACTGTTCTTCCAGCCCAAGCCTTGTTCCTCCAGCCCGGCCGCTTCGGGTTCGCGGCCGACATGGGAGGCAGGAGCCGCCCCATGGGTCTTGCCAAACGTATGCCCGCCAGCGATGAGGGCGACGGTTTCTTCGTCATTCATCGCCATCCGGCCAAAAGTCTCGCGAATGTCGCGCGCGGCGGCGATCGGATCCGGATTCCCGTTCGGCCCCTCGGGGTTGACATAGATGAGTCCCATTTGGACTGCGCCCAGTGGTTTCTCGAGGTCGCGGTCCCCGGAGTAGCGCTTGTCCCCCAGCCAGGTCGTCTCGCCTCCCCAATAAACGTCGAGATCGGGCTCCCAGACATCCGCCCGGCCCCCGCCAAAGCCAAAAGTTTTGAACCCCATGGTTTCCAGGGCGACGTTGCCGGCCAGAATCATCAGGTCGGCCCAGGAAATCCGGCGGCCATATTTCTGCTTGATGGGCCAGAGCAATCGCCTCGCTTTGTCGAGGCTGACGTTGTCTGGCCAACTGTTGAGCGGTGCAAAACGCTGCTGACCGCGCCCTCCCCCGCCCCGCCCATCGCCGGTCCGGTAGGTTCCGGCACTGTGCCACGTCATGCGAACGAACAACGGACCGTAATGTCCAAAATCCGCCGGCCACCAATCCTGGGAATCGGTCATCAAGGCCGCGAGATCCTTCTTCAATCCGGCGTAGTCCAGCTTCCCGAACTCCACCGCGTAGTCGAAATCTTCCCCCATGGGATCCGATTGGGAAGAATGCTGCCGCAAGATATTCAGCTTCAGTTGGTGCGGCCACCAGTCGCGATTGGAGGTTCCCCCTCCGGTTGGATGTTGCGGACTTTTGCCTGTAAAGGGGCACTTGCTGGATTCATTCATAGTCGTGCCAAGGGGTGTATGACAAAATCCAAAGGAGGGCCAGAACGGAATCAAGCCACCGGATCACAGAATCAGGCGACAGGAAATTCCGTTGACCCGTATCCGAAGCGGCGAGTAGCTTCCTCCCCTTAATTTTCTAGAAGAAAAGTATGTTTTCAAGCATTCGGCGTCATCAGAGGTGGCTGTGGATCGTGGTCAGCTTCTTCGTCATTATCAGCTTCGTGGTTTACTTCAGCCCGAATGTGGGGTTCGGAGGGCCCGACTCTCAGGGAGGCGAAATTGCCCTCGGTACCATCGACGGCAAGACCATCCAGCGCGGGGATTACGTCCAAGCGCTCAATGAAGCCCGCTTGCGTTATCGCATGTACAATGGCGAATGGCCCAATGATTCGGCGCGCACCCGCCAGATGGGATTTGATCTGGAATCGGAAACGCAATCCCGCCTGGTCATGCTGGCCCGCGCCCGGGAACTCGGGATTTCAGCCGACGATGACGCCGTGGCGGAATGGATCACCACCAGCTTCCAGGACAAAGACAATCCAGGCTCGAAGGTGGAGCGATATAACCAGTTCGTGGCCACCGTGCTCAAGCCGGCGGGTTATTCCTCGTCTGATTTCGAGCAGTTCGTCCGCCATGAACTCGCCGTTCAGCATTTGGTATTCCTTGGCGGTTTGAGCGGGCGCCTCGTCACGCCTCAGCAAGCCGAGTCGAAGTACCGCGAAATGAACGAAGAGATTGAAACCGAGGCGGTCTTTTTCTCCGCCTCAAATCACATCGCCTCGGTCAACATCACGCCCACTGCCCTCGAACAGCATTTCACCAACAACATGGCAGCCTATCGCATCCCGGAGCGTTTGATCGTGCATTACGTCCAATTCGACGCCTCCAATCACGTGGCCGCCGCGGAAGCCCAAATGGCTGCCAGCACCAATCTCGCCGCCAGCATCGACCAACTCTATGCTCAACGCGGCCCATCCGCTTATCCCGATCCCCAGGGCAACCCCCTGCCCGCCGCCGAGGCCAAAAACCGCATTCGCGAGGAGTTCCGCTCCGAACTTTCCATGCGGGAAGCCCGCCGCGCTGCCGCCGCATTTGCGGAAGAACTTTTTTCCGCTCAACCCGCTGAGGCCGCTCAACTGTCCCGCCTTGCAGCCGCCAAAGGCATCCCGCATCAACTGACGGCGCCGTTTGACCGAAGCGGCCCGATGGAAACCTCTGATCCCTTCGTCATCGCCCGCGCGGCCTTCAACCTCACCCCCGAGGAACCGTTCTCCAATCCCCTGGTGGGCCAGGAAAAGGTCTATGTTCTGGCCTTGGAGAAAAAGATTCCAAGCGAGCTCCCTTCCTTCGATCAGGTCAAAGCCCGAGTCACCGAGGATTACAAGAACCGCCAGGCCCTCGACGCGGCCCGCGTCACCGGCACCGGTTATCAAACCACCCTCAGCAACGCATTGGCCCACGGCAAGAGCTTCTCCTCCGCCGTCGCCGGCCCCTATGTCGCCTATATGAAGCTCCCCGCGTTCTCCCGCAATACCCGTTCCCTTCCCGACGTGGAACGTAAAGCCAGCCTTTCGCAATTGAAGGACGTTGGCTTCGCGCTTGCACCCGGAAAATCGAGCGCCTTCACCCAAACTCGGGAGGGAGGTTTCATCCTGCACCTCGTCGCTCGCAAGCCCGTGGACGAGGCCAAAATGAAAACTGAACTCGCCGAGTTCACCCGCAATCTTCAACGCACGCACCAATACGACGCCTTCAACGAGTGGTTCCGCAAGGAACGGGAAAAGCTGGTGCTCCCTGCCTCCTCGCAGCAACGCGCCGCGACCCAGTAACCACCCGCCGCTCACCCCTGCTGCCATGGCGCGCCGCGGCCAGGCGATGTCCACCGCGACCCCATCTCCCATCAAACTCTCCTCACCCGCCACCGGTGAGTTTTGGGAAATTCCCGTCCTTTACGAGGACAACGACCTCCTGGCCCTCGATAAACCCGCCAACCTTCTCGTTTCGCCGGACCGCTACGATCCTCAGCGGCCCAACCTGATGGGTTTGCTTCACCGCGACATCGCCCGCGGAGCTCCGTGGGCCAAACAACGATCCCTCGCCTATCTTTCCAACGTCCACCGGCTCGACTTCGAAACCACCGGCGTGTTGCTTCTGACTCGCTCCAAAAGCACCCTGATCCATTTGGCCAACCAGTTTGGCAACCAGACGCCCATCAAGGAGTACCTCGCTCTGATCCAGGGTCCTCCCGCGGAGTCCTCCTTCGTGGTGGACCAAAAAATCGCGCCCTTCCCTGGACGTCCAGGCCATATGCGCGTTGATCCGAAACACGGCAAAAGGTCTCGCACGGAGTTTTTCACCCTGGAGAGCTTTCGAGGTTACACGTGGATGAAGGGCCTGCCCCGCACCGGCCGAACCCATCAACTGCGCGTTCATCTGGCTTTTCTCCGCCATCCCATCGTCGGGGATCGCATGTACGGGGGCCGTCCCCTGCTGCTCTCCAAACTCAAGCCCGGCTATCGGCTCAAGTCGGATCGAACCGAGCGTCCCTTGCTCCAACGCGTTTCCCTCCACGCCAGTCGATTGACGGTGATACACCCGGTCACCTCGGAAACGATCACCATCGCATCTCCGCTGCCCAAGGATTTAAGAGTGGCGTTGAAGTACTTGCGTCAATTTGCCGCCCTTTCCACCCCGCCGAACCGCCCTCAAAGGTCAGCCCTGCCGGGCGATGGCCTTGATCAAACGGACGGCGATGAATCCGGCACCGATCAACAATAACGCGCCCGAAGCCCGGGAAATCTTCAAGAGCGTGCTCGCCGAGAACTGCCCGCGCTTTCTCGCAACCCCGTAACTCAAGAGCGTGAACCAGCAAACGGTTCCGCACCCGACGCCCCCGACAAAGGCCGATTTGCTCAAGAGGTTGTTGTCCACCCACTGATTGGACAGAAATGCGGCGGTGAGCGTGATCCAGAAAAACAAAACCGCCGGATTCCCGAGCACCCGCACGAAACCCACCATGAACGCGGTGTGAGGATGCAGCTTTTCCTCGATCATCCGCTCGCTTTTCGACGCCGGCGCAATCGCCTGAACCCGGAGATACTTGAATCCCATAACGGCCAGGAGAAGGAAACTCGCCAGTTCCATGGAAGCGCGCATCAGCCGCGAATCGAACAAGCTCCCGAACCCGGCCACACTTGCTCCGCAATAAATCATCTCCATCAAGCAAGCGCCCAACCCGATCAGCCATCCCTTGAGAAAGCCGTGCTTCGCTCCCTCATTCAGGATCGTAACGTTAATCGGCCCCACCGGAACGGACCCCAAGAAGCCGCTCACTGCCCCTGTCGCGATCGAAATGGCAAGTTGAACCAGTGGTTCCATCCCCCCTTGTGAACCGCCCCTAACCCGGCGGATCGGCTCCTTCCTCCTCTTCCTCCTCTTCAATACCCCGAATGATCTGGCGCGACATTCGCGGCCGCACCAGGCCATAAATGAGATAACTCGTGAACAAGACGGGCAGGATCACCGGCAGCACCAGATTGCGCAGGATCATCAACGAACCGATGAAAAGTATCGCCGTCACCGTCTTGGCGAAGGGACGCCGCGCGCGCAAATCGAGCTTCTTGAAAGACGGGTATTTCACCTCGCTGACCATCATGAAGGATAAAAAAAGCAGCAGGCAGGGCAGCACGTACCGCCAAGCCCCGGTGCGATACCCCCGTTCATCCCACCACATCATGAATAAAGTCAGCGAGGCGACCAAGCCGGCCGCGGCGGGAATCGGGAACCCCATGAACTCGCTCCCGCCTCCTCCCCCCGGCATGTTGGCCAGGCAATTGAACCTCGCCAACCGGAGCGCGCCGCAGATCAAGTAAATGGACGCAATGAACCAACCGACCTCCTGCTGGTTCAAAAACACATCCTTAAGCACAATGCGGTGCACCAAAAACGCCGGCGCAACTCCAAAGGAAACCAGATCGGCCAGGGAGTCCAATTCACGGCCAAAAGGACTCTCGTTGCCACCCATTCTGGCCACACGCCCGTCCAATAAATCAAAAATGCAGGCCAACAGAATGAAAAACAGGGCGACACGAATCGTATGATTGAAATCGGGGGATCCCTCGTTCGCCTCCACAATGCGCGTCAGGGCAATGAAGCCGCAAAACAGGTTCCCCGAGGTCAACAGGTTCGGCAGAAAATAAATGCGTAGCCTCGGCGGTTGGCCGGGCTCGCCTTGACTGATCTCGGGTGTCATTCCCTGCTCCTTTGACCTCAGGCCCGCTCAGCCACGATCGTTTCGCCCCCCCTGACTTTCTGCCCGAGCACCGCCGTGACGCGGCAAGCCAGCGGTAGATACAAGTCCACGCGTGATCCAAATTGAATCAAACTGATGCGCTCACCGCGTCCCGTGGCATCCCCGGGCCGGACCCATGGGAGAATGCGCCGCGCGATCAACCCCGCAATGAGCCGCAACGCGACCTTTTCCCCGGCGGCTTCACTGGACTCTATGCCCACCAGGACGTTCTCGTTGTGCAAAGCCGACTCGGCCTTCAAGGCATTCAAGTATTGTCCCGGCGTGTGGCGCACGAGCGAAACCTTGCCCGCCACCGGAGCTTGCTGCACATGCACGTCGACCACCGACAAAAAGATCGAGATCCGGCGGCAGCGCCCGCCCAAAAAGACAGGCTCCTCCGTCTCATCAATCACATCCACCGTGCCGTGGGCGGGGCTCACAATGGCTTTGGGATCGGACGGCACCACGGCTTCCGGATCACGAAAAAAGTTGATCACGAAAACCACGAAGAAAACCCACAGGCCCGCGAGCAACCCGAGCAGAACCCCCCCTCCCTTCAGGACATAATTCAACGCCCCGGCCGCCAGCAGAAAGACCAGGACGCTCGCAAGGATCATCCGACTGCCCGCCTTCGCCGCCTTGCCGCGATGCTTCATGCGCGGATTTTGGTCAGACTTGCCGAAGTTGGAAAGCGCGGATTCAACCGGATCTCTGGAGCGGTCATCCGACGATGGATGCGCCCGGGTTCATCAGGGGTGCGCACCATGACCGCGAATGGGATGGAAAGCGGACGGTCGTTTCAATACCGGTAGTGCTCGGGCTTGTAAGGACCCTCCATGGCGACCCCCAAATACTCCGCTTGTTTCCTGGAGAGCTTGGTCAATTTCACCCCGATCTTCTCGAGGTGCAGCCGGGCCACTTCCTCATCCAGCTTCTTGGGCAACCGGTAAACGCCCACCTTGTAGGCGTCCTTGTTCTTCCATAGATCCAGTTGCGCGAGCACCTGGTTCGAGAAGGAGTTGGACATCACGAAACTCGGATGGCCAGTGGCGCATCCCAGGTTCACCAGCCTGCCCTCAGCCAGAATGAAAATGCTGCGGCCTCCGGAAAACGTGTACTTGTCGTACTGGGGCTTGATGGTGGTCTTGACCACACCCTTCGCGCCGTTCAACCGGTCCATCTGAATCTCGTTGTCGAAATGACCAATGTTGCAGACGATCGCCTGATCCTTCATTTGCTGCATGTGATCAAGGGTGATCACATCGCGGTTGCCCGTCGCCGTCACATAGATGTCGGCCTTGCCCAGGGTGTCCTCAAGGGTCGTGACTTCGAAACCCTCCATGGCGGCCTGCAACGCGTTGATCGGATCAATCTCGGTCACGATGACGCGCGCGCCAAACCCTCGCAGGGAATGCGCGCTGCCCTTGCCCACGTCGCCGTAGCCGCAGACGACCGCCACCTTGCCAGCCACCATGACATCCGTCGCTCGCTTGATCCCGTCCGCCAGGGATTCGCGGCACCCGTACAAGTTGTCGAATTTGGACTTGGTGACCGAATCGTTGACGTTGATGGCAGGCACCAGGAGTTGACCTGCCTCCAGCATCTGGTAAAGCCGATGAACACCGGTGGTGGTTTCCTCAGACACCCCGCGCCACCCTTTCACCACCTCGTGCCAAAAACCCGGGCGTTCCTTCGCCACGCGCTTAAGCAAATTCTTGATCACCTGCTCCTCGTGCGAAGCGCTCGCGCTCTGCACCCAGCCGTCCCCTGCCTCAAGCTGATAGCCTTTGTGGATCAGGAGCGTCACGTCGCCTCCATCGTCGACCACCAGTTGCGGACCCCGGTTCCCCGGGTGGGAAATGGCGTCGAGGGTGCAGTCCCAGTATTCCTCCAGTGTCTCGCCCTTCCACGCAAACACGGGCACCCCCGCCTTTGCGATGGCCGCAGCCGCGTGGTCCTGCGTGGAGAAAATATTGCAACTGGCCCAGCGGACGGATGCGCCAAGGGCCACCAGCGTCTCGATCAACACGGCCGTCTCAATGGTCATGTGCAGCGATCCCGTGAGGCGGACACCGGCCAGCGGTTTGGCAGCGGCGTATTTCTCGCGAATGGACATCAGGCCGGGCATTTCGCGCTCGGAGACCTCGATGGTCTTCCGGCCCCAATCGGCCAGGGACAGGTCTTTGACTTTGAAGTCAGCTGGTTGAGCCGACTTGGCGGAAGCTTTGCGGGAAGGGGAGAGTTTGATGGCAGGCATAGCGGAGAGGAATGTTAAAGATTTCGGTGGAATTCAAACAACTAGCGCACCGCCTTTTGCAGCGCCTTGACTTTATCGGTGCGCTCCCAGGTGATGCTGGCCAAATCGTCGATCTTCCCGAAGTGGCCGTAGTTCGTGGTCTTCGAGTAAATGGGACGGAGCAGATGGAGCTGCCGGACCAAGTCGGCGGGCTTGAAACTAAACACTTGGAGGGCGGCCTCCGTGATCACTTCATCCGTCAAACCTTCGCGCGCCGTGCCGAAGGTGTTGACGTAGACACTGACCGGGTCGGGATATCCGATGGCATAGGCGAACTGGATCTCGGCGCGGCGCGCCAATCCGGCC
Encoded here:
- the trmB gene encoding tRNA (guanosine(46)-N7)-methyltransferase TrmB gives rise to the protein MIVHELESIVRRINPAALFPQRPGSIEVELGSGDGSFLIEYARAHPEKNFLGIERLLGRVQKTARKSARAGLDNVRLIRLEAGYFLEWMLPLESIDTLHVYFPDPWPKRKHRKYRLINERFPALADRVLLDRGCLHLRTDHADYFEQMTQVMREAPCFEPIAPPLDLTRWVTDFEAGFMAQGLPIYRASYRKLKLQNQTAA
- the katG gene encoding catalase/peroxidase HPI: MNESSKCPFTGKSPQHPTGGGTSNRDWWPHQLKLNILRQHSSQSDPMGEDFDYAVEFGKLDYAGLKKDLAALMTDSQDWWPADFGHYGPLFVRMTWHSAGTYRTGDGRGGGGRGQQRFAPLNSWPDNVSLDKARRLLWPIKQKYGRRISWADLMILAGNVALETMGFKTFGFGGGRADVWEPDLDVYWGGETTWLGDKRYSGDRDLEKPLGAVQMGLIYVNPEGPNGNPDPIAAARDIRETFGRMAMNDEETVALIAGGHTFGKTHGAAPASHVGREPEAAGLEEQGLGWKNSFGTGKGSDTITSGLEVTWTTTPTRWSNNYFENLFGYEWELTKSPAGAKQWRPKGGAGADTVPHAHDASKRVTPSMLTTDLALRFDPAYEKISRRFLEHPDQFADAFARAWFKLTHRDMGPRSLYLGPEVPQVDLLWQDPIPKAKHPLIDADDVAWLKSKILAAGLSVAELVSVAWASASTFRSSDKRGGANGGRLRLAPQKDWEVNEPPRLAKVLQALGAIQQEFKGAQKAGKQVSMADLIVLGGAAGIELAAKHAGHTVIVPFSPGRTDASQEQTDVESFAVLEPIADGFRNYLKGKYTLREEELLVDRAQLLSLTAPEMTALIGGMRVLDTNFGQSKHGVLTRRPGTLSHDYFVHLLDMRTEWRPSAGDPDVFEGRDRKTGELRWTGTRVDLVFGSNSELRALAEVYASADAGEKFVKDFVAAWTKVMNLDRFEKSSG
- a CDS encoding RNA pseudouridine synthase, which codes for MARRGQAMSTATPSPIKLSSPATGEFWEIPVLYEDNDLLALDKPANLLVSPDRYDPQRPNLMGLLHRDIARGAPWAKQRSLAYLSNVHRLDFETTGVLLLTRSKSTLIHLANQFGNQTPIKEYLALIQGPPAESSFVVDQKIAPFPGRPGHMRVDPKHGKRSRTEFFTLESFRGYTWMKGLPRTGRTHQLRVHLAFLRHPIVGDRMYGGRPLLLSKLKPGYRLKSDRTERPLLQRVSLHASRLTVIHPVTSETITIASPLPKDLRVALKYLRQFAALSTPPNRPQRSALPGDGLDQTDGDESGTDQQ
- the pssA gene encoding CDP-diacylglycerol--serine O-phosphatidyltransferase; protein product: MTPEISQGEPGQPPRLRIYFLPNLLTSGNLFCGFIALTRIVEANEGSPDFNHTIRVALFFILLACIFDLLDGRVARMGGNESPFGRELDSLADLVSFGVAPAFLVHRIVLKDVFLNQQEVGWFIASIYLICGALRLARFNCLANMPGGGGGSEFMGFPIPAAAGLVASLTLFMMWWDERGYRTGAWRYVLPCLLLFLSFMMVSEVKYPSFKKLDLRARRPFAKTVTAILFIGSLMILRNLVLPVILPVLFTSYLIYGLVRPRMSRQIIRGIEEEEEEEGADPPG
- a CDS encoding phosphatidylserine decarboxylase family protein, which gives rise to MKHRGKAAKAGSRMILASVLVFLLAAGALNYVLKGGGVLLGLLAGLWVFFVVFVINFFRDPEAVVPSDPKAIVSPAHGTVDVIDETEEPVFLGGRCRRISIFLSVVDVHVQQAPVAGKVSLVRHTPGQYLNALKAESALHNENVLVGIESSEAAGEKVALRLIAGLIARRILPWVRPGDATGRGERISLIQFGSRVDLYLPLACRVTAVLGQKVRGGETIVAERA
- a CDS encoding adenosylhomocysteinase: MPAIKLSPSRKASAKSAQPADFKVKDLSLADWGRKTIEVSEREMPGLMSIREKYAAAKPLAGVRLTGSLHMTIETAVLIETLVALGASVRWASCNIFSTQDHAAAAIAKAGVPVFAWKGETLEEYWDCTLDAISHPGNRGPQLVVDDGGDVTLLIHKGYQLEAGDGWVQSASASHEEQVIKNLLKRVAKERPGFWHEVVKGWRGVSEETTTGVHRLYQMLEAGQLLVPAINVNDSVTKSKFDNLYGCRESLADGIKRATDVMVAGKVAVVCGYGDVGKGSAHSLRGFGARVIVTEIDPINALQAAMEGFEVTTLEDTLGKADIYVTATGNRDVITLDHMQQMKDQAIVCNIGHFDNEIQMDRLNGAKGVVKTTIKPQYDKYTFSGGRSIFILAEGRLVNLGCATGHPSFVMSNSFSNQVLAQLDLWKNKDAYKVGVYRLPKKLDEEVARLHLEKIGVKLTKLSRKQAEYLGVAMEGPYKPEHYRY